TGAATGAGGCAAATATGATGTACATCCCTCACTATTTGGTTGTGACTGGATTGACTTTTAGTATTCAAATTGCATTACTAGTTATTATGTGAATACTAATTGATGATGAAATTACCATTTTAGTCCCTAAACTTTGAActtgaaaaaataaagtcattaaaccaaaaaaataaacaaactaatCTAAAAACCGTCATTTTCAAATTAAAGGTCAAACACTGTTGTTATTATTGAACTGAATTATCATAGGAAAATGCAAAGAACTGTTTTCCTGACTCTAATCTGGGCTTTTAAGAGTAGAATCAGCCCGTTTAGTTATGCTATCACAGTCTGCTCTCATTACACAGCTAAGCTAACCTTTTGTATGCATAAACCTGCTACCTAAAACAACATTGTGTGCACTATAAAGAAAAAGGTCCTGCCCTGAAGCAGCACATGTGATCAGAActgatctctatttttccaaactGGGGTTGTTCATAGAGCTACCTGCGGGTAAGGTGTGTTTTGTTCAGGACATATGCTGTGTGGATGTTTTCTGCAGATCTGCAGTGGGATGATGATTTCTCAGTTCTGGAGAAAAGCTGCTGTTTCCATTTTGGACGACTCTCTCACTCCCTCACCCTACCAACGCAGAGCTGGACCTCACCGTCCCGGCCACAACGCTCTTCTCTCTCCCAAACCTGCCTGTTCCTCACCCATGTCACCGAGTCAGACCTTGAGCTGTGAGATAAGGGTGAGTGAGCTTTTTTTGACACAGTGGTGGTCAGACCAGCCTCTCTATCTTGACATCTGCCTTCAGCCAAAGGCCAGCTCACTGTCACCATGGCCTAACGTGACATCCATGCTTGTTTTTCTTTCAGACAGCCAGCCTTGCTCTAATGGAAAAACTAAGTATTCGCCCAGATCTCATTCTCTTCACCGTCTCCCCACCTCCCTCCTCGTTTATGAGTCAGGGGTTTTAACAGCTGGCTTCCTCTCTACCCGCTCCCAACAGATTCAGTGTGCTCATGACATCACAGCATTCAGCTTTTACAGGCATGACatgatctctgtgtgtgtgtgtgtgtgtgtgtgtgtgtgtgtgtgtgtgtgtgtgtgtgtgtgtgtgtgtgtgtgtgtgtgtgtgtgtgtgtgtgtgtgtcatgatcTACTGTAATGTAATCAAGGAGCCAGTTGCACAACAGAACCGCTACTTTTCCAGCTGCAAACCAAACCAGACTGCATCAAACCCAAACACCTCCCTGGTTTCTGAAAGTTTTATTTGCTTTAATTTACATCAAATTTGGTGATTCTGTGACTTCCTTTCTTATGGGTACAATTCCAGCCAAGGCCCAGCTCTCCTCGTTTATCAGCTGCTGTGACAAAATAAACAGCACAAGCTTCAGGGGCCGGTGCAATCAGAAACCGAGCAAACTGAAAAGTTAAAGATAAAGTTTCCAACAGAGCAGCATCTGCAACGTTTGGCTGATAAGATACAGAGTGTACCTGAGGAGGGGAAGGAAACCTGGCAGGGCCAGCCGGCCGTCACCAGAAAACACTCATGTTTCCACCTCTTCAGAAAACACGACCTTCTCACAGGCAAGGTCAACCTAGATCAAAGTCTTTACCCCAAATGACAACTTGGAATGGGTCCTGCAACAGGAATGTGTAAACACATCTAGGCTCCCACagtataagcacacacacacacacacacacacacacacacacacacacacacacacacacacacacacacacacacacacacacacaagtgaaaacatCACGTCAAAATCCCTAATTGGAGCGGATTGCCTTTAGGAACTTGGATTGCCACCGCTGTACATTGACACATTGTCGATTTAATAAGTTAAAACTTCTTGAAGAAATTAGACACTTTATTTTAAAAACCCGCAAACAGATCAAGGACTTACCtttaataaaaactaaataaaatgccTGAATTCTGCTGCATGAACTTTAATAAAAATTCTAAAGAGAATCTAGATtaaaagaaatgttaaaacttttgccagtggctcattagggtTACCACAGCAACACACAATTTAAGGGTTCCCTACAGTTGTAGGTTCATGGGACAATGGAGTGGTACAACTAGGGCAGGGATGGGCAATCCCGGTCctcaagggccactatccagcaggttttagtcatttacctgctccagcacaccggattactggatgaatcacctgttcagcagctcatcaggctctgcagcaactTGTCAATCACcagtagattcaaaccaggtgtgatgAGGCAGAGAAACAACTTCAACCTGCTGGATGGCGGCCCTCGATGACCAGGATTTCCCACCCCTGGACTAGGGTCactgaggaacagaaaataacatttcttgtaataatcaaaataaacacCAGAGTGCAGTTGTTTGTATTATTTGTACACAGACATGAGAAGATGCCAGCAATTACCGCACTGGTATGATGCAATGGTTCATGTTTAGATTTAATGCGGGTCCAACTGGTGATCGAAATGCTCTCCTGAAATCGCCAGCCCCGTTCCCCGACCCCATGATTGAACCTGAGCATTAGGTAACCACTATCTAGGTCTtactctcagccctcttctctccccatgagcctgagatcagtggactcagtgttcTCCTTCAAAAAGAAGCTAAAAGCTcatctgttcaagctggcttttgtgtgaccttcatccccagccttgttctgctctccccaccaattCTGCCTTCCCCAGGAttcaccgatttccctctttcttatttactctctctgtttttctttgcattttttttaatgaCAATTGTCTATTTTGGCTTATTTTAGACATGTTTTTGATACTTTTTTGAcatcttttttgtatttaaaatttgttgtttttgtgaagcgcctcgtgatttttttcttgaaaagatcgttttctctttctctctttctttctttctttctttctttctttctttctttacttcTGTCTTcatgagaaagaaagaaagaaagaaagaaagaaagaaagaaagaaagaaagaaagaaagaaagaaagaaagaaagaaagaaagaaagaaagaaagaaagaaagaaagaaagaaagaaagaaagaaagaaagaaagaaagaaaaagtcagCTTCAAAGAGATGGTCACTGTGCAAAATGTTTTagtcttattaaaacaaaaaactaaaacaCGGGTGACAGGAGTGCCTACATTGTTTCATGTGGGGGATATACAAGTTTAAAACACCCTTTTGAGTATTTAATAGAAAGTccggatgtttatgtttatgtatttagcagacacttttgtccaaagcgacttacaagtgataatcggcatgttgcccttgaggctaacaacaaaaataacaacaacaacttgacatcaatcatggagagtagggaacaaggagtggacggtagacgggggacgggtgcagggagggtgctagtttagaagatgctctctgaagagcagggtcttcaggagtttcttgaaaattgaaaaggaaactcctgttctggtagtgcttggaagttcattccacatttgtggaacgatgcatgagaagagtctggattgtcctgagcgtggtgtaggcactgctagccgacgatcctgtgatgaccggagcggccgggccgagacgtaagcctttgcaagaggattcaggtagatctgagatggtacagctcccatctacctgaatcctcttgcaaaggcttacgtctcggcccggccgctccggtcatcacaggatcgtcggctagcagtgcctacaccacgctcaggacaatccagactcttctcatgcatcgttccacaaatgtggaatgaacttccaagcactaccagaacaggagtttccttttcaattttcaagaaactcctgaagaccctgctcttcagagagcatcttcttaactagcaccctccctcctctctaccgtccactccttgttccctactctccatgactgatgtcaagttgttgttattgttgttgttgttgatgggAGCCGTattatctcggactttgtatgcttgtgttagcaatttgaatttgatgcgtgctgctagcggtagccagtggagctcagtgaacagagaggtgacgtgctctttttggctgattgaagaccagacgcgccgctgcattctggatcatttgaagaggtctcacagtacagcctggaagaccagttagaagggcattgcagtaatcgaggcgggagatgacagtagattgcaccaggagctgggtggcatgttgtggtaggtatggtctgatcttttgtatgttatacagcgtaaagcggcatgaacgagcaacagaggcaacatgatctttaaaggtcaggtgttcatcaatcacaacacccagatttcgaactgcctttgaaggagccagagataggaagtcattttggattgagatattgtgctgtatggatggttttggtgggatgacaagtagttcagttttagagaggttgggtTAGAGATggggggatttcatccattttgatatgtcagagagacagtttgaaattcgtgcagagacagtgtggtcgtccggtggaaatgacagatagagctgggtgttgtctgcatagcagtggtaggagaagccatgtgatcgaatgatctcacccagtgtggttgtgtatatggcaaagagaagaggtcctagtacagagccctggggaactcctgtggcaagatggtgcacggtagaggattgtccaagccaagatacactgaatgatcgtcctgtgaggtacgattcaaaccaggcgtgtgctttctctgtgatgcccatgctgagagtgtggacaaaaggaagccatggttgacagtgtcaaatgctgccgataagtcgagcaggataagcactgaggacttgcctgtcgctctagcttcttttaaggattcagtcactgctaacagagcagtttcactggagtggccctttttgaacccagactggtaagggtcaagcagacagttttgtgagaggtattctgtgatctgcttgaaagccaccctttcaatgattttggacagaaaagggaggagagagataggtctgtagttctccacatgatttggaggaagagatgtttttttaagcagcggtttaacctgagcatgcgagaggtgggaaatgtaccggatgtcagtgaaacgttgatcacatgtgtgactgctgcggctacggtAGGACTCTCagaaaaatagtttctgagagtcagtagagctgaaaaTTTTGTCAGTGTGGAAAGCTTTCTTtgaatcagtgatgctggcagagaatgaggacagtaattgatgaaatttcaattgatcaccaggatcttttgttttggtcatttccgttccgcagctctaagattggtgcatagagaccggagggtatcatttagccaagggtgcgactgagaggatctagcaggtctagtggctaaagggcacacgttgttaagacaagagcagagtgtggagcagagtgactctgtggcttcattcacttcataagcagaaaatgtgctgggagatggaagagtggaggagacaagagaggagaagcggttgggtgccagattgcggaggttgtggcggaatgagaccattggggaggaagcagtggacctcccttgtagagtcgtgctgaaatggatgaagtaatgatcggaaagatgcagcggtgtgacagagattgtgtctatggcagtttctggtgaaaaatgaggtcaagtgcttttccagctttgtgagttggaggactttgtactagttttaaatcaaatgatgacattagtgacaggaagcctgatgagctgggattgtccaggtgaatattcatgtctccaaagaccattgtgggacagtcgtgctcagtaaTGGaagagagcagggtgtcgagttcatcaagaaagtctccgagttgacctggttggcaatatatgacaaccaaaaagaattttttcagtacagttacctggatggcatggtattcaaaggagttgtatttagtgatgggtagcaactgactgtatatccatttgttggacattaacatgcccgttccaccacctcggccagatgcacgagaagtgtgggagaaagtgtggttaattgagagagcagatgaggtagcattgtcacatggtttgatccaggtctcagtgaggaccagtgcatcgagtgacaggtggtttgcatatgcggtaatgaagtcagctttgtttacagctgattggcagttccactgtcccatagacaggtgggtgtcttcgcggggagttggttttagcgagcggaggttttgaaggttgtgaaagtggtttgctgtgtgtgactttCCTCTGAAGCCactgatcacaggtataggataatggcacattttgcaaggtgtcgttggagcagcgtctgggtcaagtttgtttgctctgtgtacctgctctgtggacacgcgcaggtagacacgtaagtctttaccccggagtgtcttcacaccggaggggctgagacacaagggctgacgcttcagttatgccaccatacatatgctgtgctactagttggaaacaggtgttcatgcagcagctgattgcaattgTTGAGACCTAGagcacctgatgagtgttttcagggaggggagaaacagctcgttcatagcccctgattgcacttattgttttcagcggtcccaaaccggagctacttgacaacaggattacccacagatgagtttccttctctttcccaatggaagatagtgcaaggtccaatgggagtcaatgggaatttgggggtaagcaaTATGGACTCTACAGAGAAAGCCATAAGTGTGATGGCAGAGAGAGACCCACCAGGAGAAATAAGACATTAATGCCCACGTTTCGATGTATAAACTGCAGGAAGTGTAGCACTTATGATAGTAAATAGAGTTTAACTACAAAAGTCTTATGCGGTCAGCGTTACATGATACATGACATCATCAAACTAAGTTTGGGGATAAATCTTCAAAAATCAAAAGCTATGAAAAAAGAAACATCAAAACACTGACAAAATGATTTTTTTTGGACTGGGAATGATGTCTCTGTTTAAagtctaccagagtcttactccacccacatttcctgtttgcAAAATGTGCCACATGAATGCGGGAGGGCGGGTCTGCGGCAGCGAGTGCCTGCTAATCCCTTACACCCCCACCCTATGGACACTGGCCAGGTGGACACTCACTTCCTCTTTTGGAAAAAACTCTCTTTTCAATGCAGGCCACGAagtagtccagtagcaacaaagccaggtcaccatcagttctgagcttgtagcctccttcagctccctcaatCTAGAGTAGCCACGCCGGTGCTCACTTTGGCTCCGCCCTGATGCCAACATAAAAAGCAAACgtcttccttttcttcttcttgtgttttttaatgaaaatctgtgctaactgctagcattacagctaacagctgtaaagcagaCAAGGAGCGcccctacctgctccacaaaactgtttaGTATAGTaactggccagcagagggctgcagagtggtgtcagatatgaaactggtcaacttAACAATCACAAAGACCAATGTTACAGCTCTAttgtaaaaagtataaaaaaacctgTCTATTGTTACTTGAATTTAGTCCAGAAAAACGTCCATATCAGTAACAATATGGACATAAACATGTTTGAAAGTTCCACTTTACACTAGACTAGAAATACAGCCAGAGGCACGGCTGAATTAAAGCCTGGAGTCGTGACCATTGTTGTTTTATTTGGCGCTGTTTGCTGTTAGATGGGCGGGTCTGTCTGATACCACACTCAGAGACTATAGACTCACGTAGGGTGGAGTCTCACCAATCTAAAAGCTTAGCCCCACCCTAAAACAAAGAATTCCATCTTAACTGATGATTCTTAATTTGTTGAATTTTCTGTTTTGAGCATGGATTTACATTCATTTTTTGTACTTCCCAACATTAAAGATGAACAGTGTTATGTGACATTCGCTCAGTCTACCTCCACAAACCAGCACCTCCCAGTTTGTGTtatctccagcagcagcagcagcagcaggtaatAATCCCAACAGTCAACAGCTGCCAGCAGGCGAAACAGACAGAACGGGATTAAAGCAGATCACACGTTTAAGTCAGATAATTAGTGACAGCTATGACCAATGTTCTACCACGttgtctcatgtgtctgtttggtTTTCTGCTGGTGCTTCAGTTTGCACTGCTCTCCTGTTACAGAAGTGCAGACAGTTTGAGAAGCTTGTTTGTTTGGCAATAAGTAAATAGAAGACTTGGCTTGAATAAGATCTGCTTCTGTGCTGTCAGTTGTAGCCTGGTGTCTGCAGAACCGACGTGGTCTAGCTAGCCTTGCTGCTTAGCAGATGAGGAAAATGGCCCATTGGACCAGATGCGTGTTTACTGGGATGCATATAGATGCTATAGATAATATAGTTTAGGATAAAGATGATCATATCTTTTTAACATTTGTCTTTTCTTTAAAATAAtccatttaaaaatcattaaaAGTACTTGTCAAGAATGAAAGAATATATTCTGCAGAAGTTTTTCTGAATCTATGGCCACTCAGCAGCATGTCTGGTGGCTGATTAGCTGTGGTGGACATTAAAAGTAAAAACATTCCAGCAGTAGCAAACCCACATAGAACCACGAGATCTTCTTTAAACGTGTTGGTAAGTAATTAATGGTTAATAAAAGCTTTTAGCTACTTGTTTGATTTTTCAGCTATTTTAACGATTAGATGCCAGCTTTAGATGCATGGTTGACATTGCATTTAGGTCAGATGGCTTTTGTTGTGTTTCTGACCTGCACAACCAAATTAACTTAAAAAAAGAAAACCTGCACATTTCTCACATATCCAGCCCAGACAGTCCTGTCTGTCCTGTCCTGATggtgtttgttgtttttattctagCAGCAGCCTGTCGGGATGCTTCGTGGCTGCGCTGCTCACTGATTGGCTGAGCAGAGCGACGTGTACATCAGTCAGTCCGCTGCAGGTAGAACACATGTGGCAGTCCTCAGCCTGCAGGGTGACGCTCCGCTGTTCCTCTCCAGTCTGTCATGACCGGACGCGTTTTTCTATAAAAGTGTTCAGAAGGAGGACCACCTGGCTGTTTCACTTCTCTAGGTGAGTCAATTAAGATCGACCATCCTGTTTTTCCTTCTTGGCACTGCATGGTCACTTTATGAATGATCTTCAGGTCTGCCACAGATCCACCGTTAATGAGATTACGACTGAGGCTATGAAAATGTGATCTCGATGCAAAACCATTTAGTATTTGCATGTTTGATAGTGTAGACTAAAAGTTGTGATGATAGCGTCCCCCTGCGCTCTGCGAGTCTAACCTTGGATTTTATCTGAGGAGCGTCAGGATAAGAGCGACACCATCCTGGAGTTTTCTCACAAGGTTAGAGGCAGAGCTGACCCAAAAGGGCCCTTCTGTTACTGTTTGACAGGGAGAACCACGTGGCCTTACATGTGACGCTGTTGCAGGGTTGAAGCTGTGACGCGGCGGGATGAAGTCCAAAGGGAAGGCTGTGAGATCCAGGAGAACCTGGTCTGACCCGGAGCCAGAACAAGAACCCGACACGGAGCCGGGCTCCAGCGAGCAGGAGGGCTCCGAGGCCTCGGTACGGATCGGAGGCTCCTGGAGAGGCTCCCTGAGGAGCGCAGACCACGGGAGGCGGCAGGGCGGAGTGGGCAGCGGCCGGCGGCGCAGGCAGCAGCGCGGCTCCGGCTCCAAAGAGCGCAGCGTCCGGCGCCTGGAGAGCAACGAGCGCGAGCGCCAGCGCATGCACAAACTCAACAACGCATTCCAGGCGCTGCGGGAGGCCATCCCGCATGTCAGGACGGACCGGAAGCTGTCCAAGATCGAGACTCTGACTCTGGCTAAGAATTACATCAAAGCTCTGACCAGCATCGTCCTGGACATGTCGGGGACCTGCCTGCCATCCGGAGGGGGCCCCTCCGGGGCCAGCGCTGCCAGGCTGCTGCAGTGCTACCAGCAGCacctggaggaggagggggaggacgaCCTCACCCAGTACCTCACCCACATGGAGAGCTTCAGCCAGGACAGCTAACACAGAGAAAGGAGACAGTGAGACAGGGTCCTGGAGGGGCCACCTCCTAAAGACAGCAGATTTAAAGACTGCAGGGACACGAGTGGACCAAGGGCTTGTCTTTTTAGGTCCCATGTGCTGAGCTgaggaagttcagaatgtgtgtgTTTAGCTTGCTGGAGGAAGTCATGTTGATGGTCATGCTGACACAGACTCAGGTGTGTTATCTGCAAGACGTTTTGCtactaaatataaaaaagaacatAAACTATTCGAAGAGTCGTCAATaaagacatttatttattgatgttGACTGTTTTGGTTTGTTGTGTGAGAGCATCCACGTTGCACATGCAATCATATTAAAGTGacagtttgatcatttttctACAGATAACACCCAGTATCTGTACACCAGTGCCTGACAAGTTATAATACTCCAACAATAAACTCATGCTCCAGTCACAAACACTGCAGCATCCACAATTCATTTCTgacacaataataaaaataaaacgttTTTTTTCCTGCTCAGTCATCATCTGACCAACGGAAGTAGCCGACATGCAAACGCTCTCCTGAGAAAGAGGAAGGTTAAAGCAGCTCTAACAAGTGTACAGTTTCCTTGTATCTATAACGCTGATAGTTACACTCACATTTTTAAATGtcagtttctttttaaaatagCTTATCAGTAGAAACGTAAACGACTTGAGTCTGTCAGCTTTTGGAACTGGCTCTGGAGCAGCAAAGCAGACGGTTTTCTCTGTTTTCTGTTATGAGATTTAAGGTGGATCCATCTGAGAAACGTTAACCTGTTGCATCCAGACCAACACAAACCAGGAGTTCAGCATGTTAGCAGTGATAAGTGACATTAACATATAATTTTATACATTACCTTTTAGACACCTGAGTTACAtagaaaaccaaaaaaaaaacaaagacatttcACATCTTGATGAATTACCaatgaaaaataaaacatctaCTGAGACACAGAGTTATGTGGAAGCAACAAAAAAACTATGTCTGCTTAAATAAGATTAACTACTAAAAAGGACCAAAAATGACCAGATCAGCATTTATCTGACTGCAGAAATCCCTGTTTTGTTGAACTGGCTCACCTGCCCTAAAGACAGCTACCTGCCTATGAGCGCTTTTCTACAGCTTATGGTGGCGTTGGACTCGCTGACTGGGGATGGACGTGAGACGGCTCCATGGAGTTCGCTCTAACCGTGATGTGGTCCCATCCACCCTAGAAGAGACACATGTAATCAAGTTACTTGACATTTTGGTTTGAAAGCTCCTTTGCTTTGATCTGGAAAATAAATGACTTCTGGTTACATATTTTTTTGATTTTTCCAGCATCTTGTTTTAAACTagctttaaaggtgcatgaagtcagaatgacatcctgtggtcaaatgtaggTACTGCAGCCCACTTTCAAAACACACTAGTCATTTTCTCACCACCGTTCTGTGACTTTCTTGGCTCTTGTCATTTActgatcagcgccagaagattctagagggTGAAGACGAGTCATTCACTGTAGTACCaacttgttggtaattgaaaaactagcttgagatgtttttagagccaactatttgattctaattcaccgttagcagtgTTAGCTCAACGCTAGCTCAGCATTAGCCTCTAGTCTTCATCAGATATCAAGAGTAAAACTTGGTTTCTCCTGTTACTGGCCAACATTCTTACCACAAAGCTTGTGTCGAATTGCAAATGCAGTCACAGACCACAGGCTCACATCTGATTGGCTCTGGAATCAGGAGGCGGGACAAACGGACAAAAAGACTACGGCCCTCTTTGGCcagtttgaaaggagaaaaactgacaacccctcagCCAACTGAGAATAAAATCTGCTTCTGAGCAATCTTCCTTCCAACAAGACTGAGACGTTAGACAGTTTTGTGAGCATTTCCCTGTAAAATCCTTACTTGTTGCACCTTTAACAAAGCTCTGCTGGGCCGTGGCGGATGGCAAAATAATGTTATGATGGGAAACATTTTTGAAAGTCAGTTTTCAGATTCGCTCTGACCTGATTTCACCACTAGGGTATGCTAAAGTACCATTCTTACTGATCACACTATTCTAAAAGATTAAATTCAAGCAAAAATACTATGTGTTTTCAGTTTAAATTTGTATTACCTGTCTGAATCCAGGCTGGATCTGTGCCAGGCAGCGCAACGAGAGGAGGCAGGAGAAACCCAACAAAGCATCAATGTTAGCACAGTCAGCTAACCAGGCATCTTCTGTCCGAGGAAAAAAAAGTGGACTATGAAGAGCTTCTGGTAGAATGTCCTGATCTGAGCTGAGACTCTGGTCTTCCGCGCATGCTTCAGGTGGCCGAAGGCTCTCAATTATAGCGTAGGTCTACGGTAAAGATTTCTGTGCCCCAGAGAAACAGGAAATACATCGCACAACCTTTGAGTCATGGTAAAACGTGAGTTTTTTAACTGAATtgagaacatttttaaactacagaTTATACACAGCATTTATAGTCTGTATATTGTATAGATCCTTTAGTTTAATTTTCaaggtgttttaaaatattttgtcattcctattttcttcttcctcctcctgtgAGACTGGTTGATGGGCTGCCACTGCTGCTGGGGCTGCTACCCCCATCATCCATATAAGTGGAGGAACACGGATGGACTGAGTATTAACTTGGATTAGGTCCTTTTTTACTCTGAGATGAGTGCTGTGTGAACACACTCCCACTGGGAACTGAGAACGTCCGTCAGAGTTTGGGTTTCACTGaaacattaaaggtgcaataagccaGAATTCTATGGTGAAATAATCCCCAAACAGTCTAATAGCTCATCATGACGTCATCGCTGCGTTCAGCTACAGGTTTAATTACAAGCTAGACATCTGATTGCTGATGTTTTTACCCCGATGCCGTAGTCCCAGGACTGCCCCTTGGGCTCCATGGGTGAGACTCCGAGTCGATGACATACCGTTCCACGGCTCAGACTGTGACTCCCCTGAACTTTATCTGCTATAATCCAAACCTACAGAACcaatcacacacacatcaaaTCAACGTGCAAGAACTACATGGACTAAAATGTGATGTGGGTGAGCCTACCTGATTTAGAGGTCCCACAGAGACTTTGCGCACGTTGTTAGAAATGTGTTCCCAGGTGGATCCCTGAGGGCAGTTGGGAGTCACCCCCTGTCTGTACCACAGGTTACCTGGATGGGAGTCAAGAGATGTTCTAACACCCAGACAGATGCTCAGAGGTGATAAGTGTGTGTCAGTAGGGGTTTCACCATTTTCATCTACAGCATAGACGGAAGTGCATCCAACAGAAATCTGCTTCAACTTCTGCTCAACTGGAGAGGGGATGTGGTACCAACAGTCTCCTGCACAGGGAGCCAAAGCACACAATACCACATGTGAGGCTGATCTGCTCTCTTCCTCTGACTAATCTAACATAGGTGTTCTGTTCAGATGCTGACAGCTTCTCCTGCTGACCTG
This Nothobranchius furzeri strain GRZ-AD chromosome 16, NfurGRZ-RIMD1, whole genome shotgun sequence DNA region includes the following protein-coding sequences:
- the bhlha15 gene encoding class A basic helix-loop-helix protein 15; translation: MKSKGKAVRSRRTWSDPEPEQEPDTEPGSSEQEGSEASVRIGGSWRGSLRSADHGRRQGGVGSGRRRRQQRGSGSKERSVRRLESNERERQRMHKLNNAFQALREAIPHVRTDRKLSKIETLTLAKNYIKALTSIVLDMSGTCLPSGGGPSGASAARLLQCYQQHLEEEGEDDLTQYLTHMESFSQDS